A window of Methanomicrobia archaeon contains these coding sequences:
- a CDS encoding glycosyltransferase family 4 protein: MVELAERFVKDHETYLLTSSYDYEVPNLIVHKKSMIRKPFWLKILYNAHYNTKYSRIIKKNFGINIVHSQSTESFECDVVTMQSCHKAWVKQHDSEKGRPFSINPPDYVRKIIERYVLERGSKKIIAISNRVKQEILENYGVPTEKVEVIHSGVNLEEFKPNFAKREKIRTKLGINENQIVLMFSGHEFSRKGLKYIIETLPRIKGNVKLLVAGGDNPTPYFRLASELGMQDHILFLGTLKEDLNDHYAASDLFVFPTLYEPFGLVITEAMASGLPVITSKIAGAAEIMTDGEDGLLLDDPTNSEELAEKINILVEDENLRKQMGFNARKTAEKYSWGYVAQKTLEVFEEILRR; this comes from the coding sequence GTGGTGGAATTGGCGGAGCGATTTGTCAAGGATCACGAAACATATTTGCTCACCTCCAGTTATGATTATGAAGTGCCTAACTTAATCGTCCACAAGAAGTCAATGATAAGAAAGCCATTTTGGCTTAAAATTTTGTATAATGCCCATTATAATACAAAATATTCAAGGATTATTAAAAAGAATTTTGGCATAAATATTGTCCATTCCCAAAGCACAGAATCGTTTGAATGTGATGTCGTAACTATGCAAAGTTGTCATAAAGCCTGGGTGAAGCAACACGATTCGGAAAAGGGGAGACCATTTTCAATAAATCCTCCTGATTACGTGCGAAAAATCATAGAAAGATATGTGTTAGAAAGAGGAAGTAAAAAGATTATTGCTATATCTAACAGGGTGAAACAAGAGATCCTCGAAAACTATGGCGTTCCTACAGAAAAAGTTGAAGTTATTCATAGTGGGGTTAATTTAGAGGAGTTTAAACCTAATTTTGCAAAAAGAGAAAAAATAAGGACAAAACTAGGAATAAACGAAAATCAAATCGTACTAATGTTTTCTGGGCATGAGTTCAGCAGAAAAGGTCTGAAATATATTATTGAAACATTACCGAGAATCAAAGGTAATGTTAAACTCTTGGTCGCGGGAGGTGATAATCCGACACCGTATTTCAGACTGGCCAGCGAACTAGGCATGCAGGATCATATCCTCTTTTTGGGAACACTTAAGGAAGACCTCAATGACCACTATGCAGCCTCTGATCTCTTTGTATTTCCTACCTTGTATGAGCCCTTTGGATTGGTGATCACTGAGGCGATGGCATCAGGCCTGCCGGTTATCACCAGTAAAATAGCGGGCGCGGCAGAGATAATGACTGATGGGGAAGATGGTTTATTGCTCGACGATCCGACAAATTCTGAAGAACTAGCAGAAAAGATAAATATTCTTGTTGAAGATGAAAATTTAAGAAAACAAATGGGCTTCAATGCGCGGAAAACGGCCGAAAAATATTCGTGGGGTTACGTTGCTCAAAAGACGTTAGAGGTGTTTGAAGAGATTTTACGTAGGTAG